TTCTGGTTGTGATCGGAGAAAAGCCACTGAGCTTCGGCCAGCGACTCGCAGTGCTCAAATACGCGCAACACCCGCGTGACCGTCAGGATCGATTCCACGTTGGTGAAATTGCACAGCACGAAGCGGCCCTCGGCCCGCGTCACCGATGTGTACCCTGCGATCAGCATGCCCAGTCCGATCGAATTGATCCGTTCGACCTTCTCCAGGTCGACAATGAAGTTCCGTTTGTTCAGCGCGAGAAACTCGTGAATCGTGCCGTGGAACATCGCCGATTCACGCGGTTCGCCCAGAATCTTGCCCGAAAGACTCAGCGTCACCACGTCGCTGGTGAGGTCAGCCGTGAATTTCATGCTACCTGTCCTCTTGTTCTGGTTTCATGCCACCGACTGACTCGCAAGACACATCCAGCCTCTGTACCGTGCCGCCGACCGGAGTGGGCCCACTCCCTGCGCCCCGGGTCGCCGTCACTGCCCCTACCGTCTAGCCTACGAAACAGGACAGTCGATGTTCATGTAAAGTTGCACCATCACTTCACAAATTCGACGGCGGACGCGTGTGAAGCGCATCCGCCGCCATGTGGAGAAGTATGAGAAACGGGATTGAGGAATTACCGTGCGTCGGGATCGGGCTCCATCATACCGAATATATTCCCTTCGGTATCTTTGAAATACGCCAGCCAGCCGACCTGGGGGATGGGCATTTTCGGCACGACAATCTCCCCGCCGGCGGCAGCCACTTTCTCCATATGACCGTCGAGATTCCGGACCCCGATCGTATTGTAGACGGAGCCGGCCGGATCGCGCCGCTTCATCATGCCGCCGTTGATCCCCGGCTGCTCCTGGTTGCCGGTCGAGATCAGCCAGTAATCGGCGGGCCCGTCCCACTTCTGAAACTGCCAGCCGAACACCCCGCTGTAAAACTTGTTGGCCCGCTCCGTGTCGTCGACATGAATCTCGAAATGAATGACTCGTGACATCGTCAGTCCTCCGTTAGTCGGTTATCCGCGGGCTGGCCCGGACCGGCGTCCCGCCCGACACCGGAT
This DNA window, taken from Candidatus Zixiibacteriota bacterium, encodes the following:
- a CDS encoding STAS domain-containing protein, whose amino-acid sequence is MKFTADLTSDVVTLSLSGKILGEPRESAMFHGTIHEFLALNKRNFIVDLEKVERINSIGLGMLIAGYTSVTRAEGRFVLCNFTNVESILTVTRVLRVFEHCESLAEAQWLFSDHNQKVS
- a CDS encoding VOC family protein, whose protein sequence is MSRVIHFEIHVDDTERANKFYSGVFGWQFQKWDGPADYWLISTGNQEQPGINGGMMKRRDPAGSVYNTIGVRNLDGHMEKVAAAGGEIVVPKMPIPQVGWLAYFKDTEGNIFGMMEPDPDAR